In Caballeronia sp. TF1N1, the DNA window TTGCACCGCCGCGTCGATATCGGCGTCTTCGAACACGAGGAAGGGCGCGTTGCCACCGAGTTCCAGCGTGACTTTCTTGACCGTGGGCGCGCTTTGCGCCATCAGGAGACGGCCTACCGCCGTCGAGCCTGTGAACGAGAGCTTGCGCACGGTCGGGTTGCCCGTCATTTCGCCGCCGATGGCTTTTGGGTCGCCGGTCAGCACGCTCAACACGCCCTTCGGCACGCCCGCGCGCTCCGCGAGCACGGCCAGCGCGAACGCGGAGAAGGGCGTGGCTTCGGCCGGCTTCACGACGATAGGACAGCCCGCCGCCAGCGCCGGACCGACCTTGCGCGTGATCATCGCTGCCGGGAAGTTCCACGGCGTGATCGCCGCGCACACGCCGATTGGTTCCTTCGTCACGACAATGCGCTTGTCCGCGGCGGGCGTGGCGAGCGTGTCGCCCGCCACGCGCTTGCCTTCTTCGGCGAACCATTCGATGAACGAAGCCGCGTAGACGATCTCGCCCTTCGCTTCGGCGAGCGGTTTGCCTTGTTCGGTCGTGAGGATGAGCGCAAGGTCGTCGGCGTTGGCGATCATCAGGTCGTACCAGCGGCGCATGATGACCGCGCGTTCCTTCGCGGTTTTCTTGCGCCATTCGGGCCACGCGGCGTTGGCGGCCGCGATGGCGCGGCGTGTTTCGCTCGCGCCCATTTGCGGAACGGCGCCGAGCGACTCGCCGTTCGCTGGATCGAGCACGTCGAAGGTGGCGCCGTCATCGGCTTGCTGCCATTCACCAGCGATATACGACGCGTGACGAAGCAGTGCCGGGTCCTTGAGTTGGTCTTTGAGGCTCATTTGCTTGCGATTCCTTCTTGAGATTTCTGCATTCAGCATACGACGAAGGGGCGAACCG includes these proteins:
- a CDS encoding NAD-dependent succinate-semialdehyde dehydrogenase, encoding MSLKDQLKDPALLRHASYIAGEWQQADDGATFDVLDPANGESLGAVPQMGASETRRAIAAANAAWPEWRKKTAKERAVIMRRWYDLMIANADDLALILTTEQGKPLAEAKGEIVYAASFIEWFAEEGKRVAGDTLATPAADKRIVVTKEPIGVCAAITPWNFPAAMITRKVGPALAAGCPIVVKPAEATPFSAFALAVLAERAGVPKGVLSVLTGDPKAIGGEMTGNPTVRKLSFTGSTAVGRLLMAQSAPTVKKVTLELGGNAPFLVFEDADIDAAVQGAIASKYRNSGQTCVCTNRFYVHERVYDEFAAKLATAVGDLKVGRGTDDGVLLGPLINEAAVKKVEAHIEDALAKGATLTAGGKRHALGHGFFQPTVLTGVTPAMQVAKEETFGPLAPIFKFSSDDEAIRLANDTEFGLAAYFYSRDIARVWRVAEALEYGMVGINTGLISNEVAPFGGVKQSGLGREGSHYGIDDYVVIKYLCLQV